The Platichthys flesus chromosome 17, fPlaFle2.1, whole genome shotgun sequence DNA window CCCTGTGGTTTCTGTACTCAGCTGCTGGAATACCTGCATGATGTGAAACTGCATCAACTGTCTTCTGGGGCCTCAGAGCTGTAGACTGAGACAATGTAGTGTATATGGCACAtgcttgggagagggtgtctgttTGGAGACGCACTGCTACTGAAGGAGATGCCACCGGCCTCAGTAATTCCAGGCTGGAAGTGATGTGAGGAGTAGATTGTTGACTGTAGGAGAGACCTACTCTAGTGTCTAAGTAATCGTCATGCTGTGAGGGAATCTCTAGCTTCAGCCCTGTAGACATGGGGAGGTAGCGAGCTCTGGCTGCCCCTGATGGTCCGTGTGTGAGATAGGGCTGTGGTGCTTGAGGAGGGGGCTGTCCTGTATGGATGTGTGAGGTCCCCTCTTTTAAAGTATTTACAGAAGGGCCGGGACTATATAAGAGTTCTGTGCTGCCTGTTAACTGAATATTTTGACCAAGTTTCCACTGAGGAACTGGATAACGCGAGAGTGTGTCACCTGATACAGGAGAAGTAGGCGGCctactgctgcacaaagaggtTGGGTTTGCTTGAGCAGATGTGCTACTTGTGACACATTTAGGACTACGGCTTGGTATATTGCActggtcctcttcctcctcatctggaTCTCTGATAGCAGTGTGTCTCATTAGGAGACACTTTCTTCTTTCCCTCCAGCCAACTGCAGTGCGCTCAGGGGACAGACAGCTATAGTCAAAAGACTTGCTGCGGGTCTCAGCCAATAGGATACTTGGTTGGGGGTCATGAGGTGCCTGCTCAGATGCTGAACgcctcatctctctctgctgaTGCACTCCAGGCACTGTGAGCATGTGAGAAGCTCTGGATCTCCTCAGTGGTGATGATGCTGCTGTCTCCATGTCTGGTCTATTTGACTCCTCAAAGGATGTGGAACGACTAGATGCATAGGATGCACTACTCTCCTGACTAGGGCTATGGGGAAGAGATATTGAGTCAAAACTGGATTCTCCTGAGGACTGGGCAACCTCAGCAAGACGTAAGCGCTTTTTCTTTGGAGGAAGTTTTTCTATAGGGAGCTGGGCCAGCGAGGAGCTTCTCTGTGGCCACTGAAATTCATCAGGCTTCTCCTGAGGTTTTGCTGTGGGGGCAGGCTCTACAGAGGTAACTGTGCTCATCTTGGAATCCTCTGTCACCAGTATTTCTGGAACTTGCACACTGTGTTGGCGGACCAGCTTTCGTGTGGACAGTTTTGTTGACTGTTGAGGGGGTTGTTTCTGAGGCGGCAGCTGACATTCTTCATCAGGTGGAGAGTCTTTTGTTACCTCAGGGCCTTGATTCTCATTGCACAAAGattcttgtttttcaaatgaactAGTATGTTGAATTACTGAACAGGTTTGCAAAGTAGGTCTTCTGGGGCCCTCATAAGCTACACTGCTGTCGTCTTTAAACTGTCCTGACAAGAGGGCAGGAGAGGGtaatgaaggagaggaagggtCATCAAGTTCCAaactctcctctttcctcctcttgcGCACAGTTGAAGCTCCTACTCTGACTGCATGGTTAATTAACTGTGAGAACGCCACTTGACTAATTACCACCTCATTTCTGGGATGATGTGCTAAGCACAggctttgcttgtgtttcttataACCTTCCCAATCTTTGCACCCAGTGCCACAGGCCTCGCACTCATATGGCTGGGGTTGACTTGGCTTGTGGTCAGGGGTAGTGGTTATGCTGTCAGGGTAAAATGAGTGAGAACCCTCATTGTCCTCTTTTGTAAGTTCAGCACCAAGTGGAATTTCAATAGCAGGCTGCCGTCTTAGCATCCCATAACGCCGGGCTGCCCGTATTTCAGAAGGTTGCCTTTCATCAAAGGACTGACTTTGGCAGAATTTACTGTAGCCACCACTGGAGGTATCACATGAACTAGCTGCAGATGGCATTGAGTGACTTCTCACCAGAGGAGCAGTGAATGTTTGGCCAGTTGGTTTGTCCGAGGACTGAAGATGAAATTTTTGACATGGGACTCCCATGGTGATGGAGCCACTGCTTTTATAGCAGGGATCTCCAGCTTTAGGGCTATGAATAAGTTGTTCTTTAATAGATGAAGCCTTTTGGTTCTCTGAACTATTTTTTCTAGAGAGCGAGAATCTCCTTGGTTTAACACTATCAATTTTACTAGTGTCCACCACTGCCTCATTGATGGTGATGAGTTTGGTAATATGGTCAATGACCTGCTTCTTGGGCACTATAAATGGGATGCTTTTTTCCTTCTGATCTGAGGGCTGCTGGTTATGAGGACGAGACATCCTCTGTAGGTGTCCGAGACGTCCATATTTGCCAAGGATGATCTCTGCATAGCTTTTGGCACTTGTGTTGGGGGGACTGTCCTGTGCCTGCTCAGTACTTTCAGAGCGAGAGAAATAACCTGATTCTGTACTGCCTTTACTGCTTAAAATAAGAGATGAATTCTTCTCATCCGAATCTTGAGGAGTGTTTTTTCCTCTACTTAGACGGAGAGCTAATCTCTTTTTTACTGCATTGGAGTCATCACTACCTGCAGTACAATCTTTGGCCTTGTCTGTTTCATGACTCTTCATCAAGGTTACACTGCTTTTTCTTTCAGTAAGGGAAGAAGTGGATGATAGCTGTCTGGTTTCATCTTCTGACTCGGTGACTTGCTCCTCGAGATTTCTTGGCTCCCCAAGTGCCAGACCTGCCTTCACCCTGTGGGTATGCGATTTGCGGTGTTTGTACAGGTTACTCTTGGTTTTAA harbors:
- the hivep3a gene encoding transcription factor HIVEP3; the protein is METLQSRLTTGEQSGGQEHCQPESPHLDLQPKSPSQPKQQTSSPKPHGMQQQPKQSRRQHPERKRLRHQRQSTNSDTVPEHKNEATTERKGTTVPCEKLAVDPTQSNAESQESTPKQKRERKPQRPGKYVCTYCGRACAKPSVLQKHIRSHTGERPYPCAPCGFSFKTKSNLYKHRKSHTHRVKAGLALGEPRNLEEQVTESEDETRQLSSTSSLTERKSSVTLMKSHETDKAKDCTAGSDDSNAVKKRLALRLSRGKNTPQDSDEKNSSLILSSKGSTESGYFSRSESTEQAQDSPPNTSAKSYAEIILGKYGRLGHLQRMSRPHNQQPSDQKEKSIPFIVPKKQVIDHITKLITINEAVVDTSKIDSVKPRRFSLSRKNSSENQKASSIKEQLIHSPKAGDPCYKSSGSITMGVPCQKFHLQSSDKPTGQTFTAPLVRSHSMPSAASSCDTSSGGYSKFCQSQSFDERQPSEIRAARRYGMLRRQPAIEIPLGAELTKEDNEGSHSFYPDSITTTPDHKPSQPQPYECEACGTGCKDWEGYKKHKQSLCLAHHPRNEVVISQVAFSQLINHAVRVGASTVRKRRKEESLELDDPSSPSLPSPALLSGQFKDDSSVAYEGPRRPTLQTCSVIQHTSSFEKQESLCNENQGPEVTKDSPPDEECQLPPQKQPPQQSTKLSTRKLVRQHSVQVPEILVTEDSKMSTVTSVEPAPTAKPQEKPDEFQWPQRSSSLAQLPIEKLPPKKKRLRLAEVAQSSGESSFDSISLPHSPSQESSASYASSRSTSFEESNRPDMETAASSPLRRSRASHMLTVPGVHQQREMRRSASEQAPHDPQPSILLAETRSKSFDYSCLSPERTAVGWRERRKCLLMRHTAIRDPDEEEEDQCNIPSRSPKCVTSSTSAQANPTSLCSSRPPTSPVSGDTLSRYPVPQWKLGQNIQLTGSTELLYSPGPSVNTLKEGTSHIHTGQPPPQAPQPYLTHGPSGAARARYLPMSTGLKLEIPSQHDDYLDTRVGLSYSQQSTPHITSSLELLRPVASPSVAVRLQTDTLSQACAIYTTLSQSTALRPQKTVDAVSHHAGIPAAEYRNHRDTSPDYQLWSEDGLRLSGSGGNKRMLSPSNSMELPPESQQQQKRVKEEEEAREMAFVDKASVDPCGRELKQENQPCPPGVCSPITQAGPSFPSLLSSTCHSWCYLNYIKPNPSTLDEQKPSVYSSWSTSSYNPNPPGLSSKTALSLLHCKQRLSPSIYTISTMSVRTSEQEQEDNKRPCSTEVYNSQSYGRDHEGTRNGQLSAGDIQSNRDEVNVEQKKKVEEVQSCSRNKEPPEVWISEEGSNEKYAPMRGGVGGKCQCEDCGFPLKNASVLQKCTKSYRCNCSECHTAFKAKGNLTEHLRSKPCGKETCCYTDDKVKGDCENRPLHPEKQKDPSDLGKGGHDEDNNAKDKDGRLEDNWLKASESQSIEPEPSPSILLPPKDSAQRSSARARRGLFARRCLDSSVSVSSRGSCSPSTPSLTSRREPSPPRSPSPMPYPSSSLSPSSCLVSTSPLSPVSPVRGLSPFMVQPHRKYYCGPLGSLANISIQHQTSLHPWDRPSTARLSVDEVGLTHIAPHPPRLQGAYNLLSHLPLHSQQPSRAPSLLIPIGGIHMIQPRSPLPHYRLVCSPTATTANPTGTESSWRQSGAVKGSFSLLQRQDTLQKTSPDSRASPADPLESGEMPRSSHLDSLSHRKSRGSFQQLPSPSTEVRPAEVNTNAHVTERCVYPETTQGQKKTPSSKTQV